A genomic segment from Agrobacterium vitis encodes:
- a CDS encoding A24 family peptidase — protein MLAVTLSLIFPLCLALAAFTDLFEMKIPNAIPLVLLIGFAILALVLGLPIGLAGLHLTAGLIVFFGCFTLFALNVMGGGDAKLLTAAAVWYGFNISLVEFLIEVAVFGGVLTLMILALRSQANTVMALGLRLPRSLIVEKKIPYGIAIAIGGFCSFLSAPVVTLALATVSPN, from the coding sequence ATGCTGGCTGTCACGCTGTCACTGATTTTTCCTCTTTGTCTGGCGCTGGCGGCCTTTACAGATCTGTTCGAGATGAAGATCCCCAATGCGATCCCCCTTGTGCTGCTTATCGGTTTTGCCATCCTCGCTCTGGTGTTGGGCCTGCCTATAGGATTGGCCGGACTGCATCTCACGGCGGGTCTGATCGTGTTTTTCGGTTGCTTCACGCTGTTTGCATTAAACGTCATGGGCGGCGGCGACGCCAAGCTTTTGACGGCTGCTGCCGTATGGTATGGTTTCAATATCAGCCTGGTGGAATTTCTGATTGAAGTCGCGGTGTTCGGCGGCGTGCTGACCCTGATGATCCTGGCTTTGCGCAGCCAGGCCAATACAGTAATGGCCCTTGGACTGCGCCTGCCGCGCTCGCTGATTGTCGAGAAAAAAATTCCCTATGGTATTGCCATCGCCATTGGCGGTTTTTGCAGTTTTCTCAGTGCCCCAGTGGTGACATTGGCCTTGGCGACAGTTTCGCCGAACTAA
- a CDS encoding Flp family type IVb pilin: MSKFFARFMKDESGATAIEYGLIAALISVALVAGATTLGTSIGNTFNNLTTQMNKGADATK, encoded by the coding sequence ATGTCCAAGTTTTTCGCACGTTTTATGAAAGATGAATCCGGTGCAACGGCCATCGAATACGGCCTGATCGCCGCTCTGATTTCCGTTGCACTCGTTGCTGGCGCAACCACACTCGGTACCAGCATTGGCAACACCTTTAATAACCTGACAACGCAGATGAATAAGGGTGCGGACGCAACCAAGTAA
- a CDS encoding Flp family type IVb pilin, whose product MSKIFARFMKDESGATAIEYGLIAALISVALVAGATSLGSSLNNTFTNLTTQMNKAATASK is encoded by the coding sequence ATGTCCAAGATTTTCGCACGTTTTATGAAGGACGAATCCGGCGCAACCGCCATCGAATACGGTTTGATCGCCGCTTTGATTTCCGTCGCACTCGTGGCTGGCGCAACGTCGCTCGGCTCGAGCCTGAACAATACGTTCACCAATCTGACTACGCAGATGAATAAGGCGGCCACAGCATCCAAGTAA
- a CDS encoding pilus assembly protein N-terminal domain-containing protein: MSTVSGTAHAEDPLLRVVMNQARILKLDRPVSKVIIGNEKVADATVADPKTIVLTGRSFGTTNLVLLDSQGNAIFDERILVSIDEANTVRLYKQTQRTVLSCTPSCEQHSQSGNSTGDASSSNSTSSVTAQ, from the coding sequence ATGTCGACAGTTTCCGGCACAGCGCATGCTGAAGACCCGCTTTTGCGCGTGGTCATGAACCAGGCCCGCATTCTCAAACTCGATCGGCCGGTCAGCAAGGTCATCATCGGCAATGAGAAAGTCGCCGATGCCACCGTGGCAGACCCGAAAACCATCGTGTTGACGGGGCGAAGCTTCGGAACGACGAATTTGGTTCTGCTTGACAGCCAGGGCAATGCGATTTTCGACGAGCGCATTCTTGTCTCTATCGATGAAGCCAATACAGTGCGGCTATACAAACAGACGCAACGCACCGTTCTGTCCTGCACGCCAAGCTGCGAGCAGCATTCGCAGTCTGGAAATTCCACTGGAGATGCGTCCTCCAGCAACAGTACGTCAAGCGTCACCGCCCAATAG
- a CDS encoding TadE/TadG family type IV pilus assembly protein, translating into MVFPDGTRDKRDGRWRRWILAARRLRRSRDGSAAIEFAILAIPYFLIIFAILETFVAFIAEQTVNSAVDTLGRQLRTGNITYNQARSTDKTATEFRQLFCNEISFLLTCDADEVATPNRLWLDVRTFSAFSAMPTTIATTAGSLDTSSFAFTPGGASSINMLRAFYYWPVTTDLVRPYIATIHRPGVSSNSDYLIVSTMAFQNENYP; encoded by the coding sequence ATGGTCTTTCCAGATGGCACCCGTGACAAACGCGACGGACGATGGCGCAGATGGATATTAGCGGCCAGGCGTTTGCGTCGTTCCCGTGACGGATCGGCGGCCATCGAATTCGCCATTCTGGCCATTCCTTACTTCCTGATCATTTTTGCCATTCTGGAAACATTCGTGGCTTTCATTGCGGAGCAGACCGTCAATTCAGCGGTCGACACGCTCGGCAGGCAATTGCGCACCGGCAATATCACCTATAACCAGGCCCGTAGCACCGATAAAACGGCCACGGAATTCCGTCAGTTGTTCTGCAACGAGATTTCCTTTCTCCTCACCTGCGACGCGGATGAAGTCGCGACGCCCAACCGGCTCTGGCTCGATGTGCGAACCTTCTCGGCGTTTTCTGCCATGCCCACCACCATCGCCACGACGGCGGGCAGTCTCGATACGTCCAGTTTTGCCTTCACGCCGGGTGGAGCAAGTTCGATCAATATGCTGCGCGCCTTTTATTATTGGCCGGTCACCACGGATCTTGTCCGTCCCTATATCGCCACGATCCATCGCCCCGGCGTTTCCAGCAACTCAGATTATCTGATCGTGTCGACCATGGCATTCCAGAACGAGAATTATCCATGA
- a CDS encoding TadE/TadG family type IV pilus assembly protein produces MRSISVLMLRLCRPFQRLAVDRSGVGAVEFALIVPLLLVLYLGAFELTMALSVSQRATTSAGAIADIVARQQTTVNKTFLATMPDVLKAMFAPTATTGYALKITGIKVDSNVKATIAWSWAQDGSKPYETGATVTLPSGMAAANAFFVHAELTVPHELVTYLPGFSGSSVNTITIARDYYFRQRENGEIACSDC; encoded by the coding sequence ATGAGGTCGATATCTGTGTTGATGTTGCGTCTGTGCAGACCTTTCCAGCGATTGGCCGTGGATCGATCCGGCGTGGGCGCGGTGGAGTTTGCCCTCATCGTGCCCTTGCTTCTGGTTCTGTATCTGGGGGCGTTCGAACTCACCATGGCGCTCAGCGTTTCCCAGCGCGCCACCACCAGCGCCGGGGCCATCGCCGATATCGTCGCGCGCCAGCAGACAACGGTCAACAAGACCTTTCTGGCGACTATGCCGGATGTGCTGAAAGCCATGTTCGCGCCAACAGCGACCACGGGCTATGCGCTGAAGATCACCGGCATCAAGGTGGACAGCAATGTCAAGGCGACGATTGCCTGGTCCTGGGCGCAGGATGGATCCAAACCCTATGAAACAGGTGCAACGGTGACACTTCCGTCCGGCATGGCGGCTGCCAATGCCTTTTTTGTCCACGCGGAGCTGACTGTGCCGCATGAGCTTGTCACCTATCTGCCGGGATTTTCGGGATCGAGCGTCAACACCATTACCATCGCCAGGGATTATTACTTCCGTCAGCGGGAGAACGGTGAAATTGCCTGCTCGGATTGCTGA
- a CDS encoding phosphopentomutase, protein MARAFLFVLDSFGVGGAPDAPAYGDEGADTLGHIAEFCAAGAGDRDGLRAGPLMLPNLSALGLLQIASLASGSLPAGMDLPERVFGLYGAANEVSRGKDTPSGHWEIAGTPVMFDWGYFPQEGDAFPADLVAEICKRADLPGILGNCHASGTDILARLGEEHCRTGQPICYTSSDSVFQIAAHEHVFGLERLLRLCEIVRELLTPYRIGRVIARPFIGNSASNFQRTGNRRDYSVLPPEPTLLDRLSEAGRTVHAIGKIGDIFAHQGTGREIKANGNAALMETTLAVMDEAAEGDLVFTNFVDFDMLYGHRRDVPGYAAALEAFDLWLPDVYRKLIPGDMVILTADHGCDPTWRGTDHTRERVPIMAFGPGIRARSLGIRDTYADIGETIAAHLGIAPGRHGGSFL, encoded by the coding sequence ATGGCGCGAGCCTTTCTGTTTGTTCTCGATTCCTTCGGTGTCGGCGGCGCCCCCGATGCGCCAGCCTATGGCGATGAGGGGGCCGATACGCTGGGCCATATCGCAGAATTCTGCGCCGCCGGTGCCGGAGACCGCGATGGCCTGAGAGCCGGACCCCTGATGTTGCCGAACCTGTCGGCGCTGGGCCTGTTGCAGATTGCCAGCCTGGCCAGCGGCAGCCTGCCTGCGGGCATGGACCTGCCGGAGCGGGTCTTTGGTCTTTACGGTGCGGCCAATGAAGTGTCCCGGGGCAAGGATACACCGTCCGGCCATTGGGAAATTGCTGGCACGCCGGTCATGTTCGACTGGGGTTATTTCCCGCAAGAAGGCGATGCCTTTCCAGCCGATCTCGTCGCCGAGATCTGCAAACGCGCCGATCTTCCCGGAATCCTCGGCAATTGTCATGCCTCCGGCACTGACATCCTGGCCCGGTTGGGCGAAGAGCATTGCCGAACGGGCCAGCCGATCTGCTACACATCCTCCGACAGCGTCTTCCAGATTGCCGCCCATGAGCACGTGTTCGGGTTGGAGCGTTTGCTAAGGCTCTGCGAAATTGTCAGGGAGTTGCTGACCCCCTACAGGATTGGCCGGGTGATCGCCCGCCCCTTTATCGGCAATAGCGCTTCGAATTTCCAACGCACTGGCAATCGGCGGGATTATTCGGTCCTGCCTCCGGAGCCGACGCTGCTCGACCGGCTGAGTGAAGCGGGCCGCACGGTGCATGCGATTGGCAAGATCGGTGATATCTTCGCCCATCAGGGGACGGGCCGCGAAATCAAGGCGAATGGCAATGCCGCACTAATGGAGACGACGCTGGCGGTGATGGATGAGGCAGCAGAGGGCGATCTGGTTTTCACCAATTTCGTCGATTTCGATATGCTCTACGGCCATCGCCGCGATGTGCCGGGCTATGCTGCGGCGCTTGAAGCCTTCGATCTCTGGCTGCCGGATGTCTACCGCAAGCTTATCCCCGGCGACATGGTGATCCTGACCGCCGATCATGGTTGCGATCCGACCTGGCGTGGCACCGATCATACGCGTGAGCGGGTGCCGATCATGGCGTTCGGTCCCGGCATCCGGGCGCGTTCTCTCGGTATTCGCGACACCTATGCGGATATCGGTGAGACAATTGCGGCCCATCTCGGCATTGCTCCGGGTCGCCATGGCGGGAGTTTCCTATGA
- a CDS encoding adenosine deaminase encodes MTASLLKAELHCHIEGAAPPALVAAQAEKYGIDASSFIRNGAYVWEDFTSFIAAYDFVASVFRSEEDFAALAEAYLSELASVNTIYSELFVSPDHGEAVGLSAEAYIEGLAEGIVAARVKTGIECRMVIIGERHLGPENVLRRAKWLADYHHPLITGFNMAGEERMNRVADYAPAFDIAREAGYGITIHAGELCGAFSVRDALDLVRPSRIGHGVRAIEDADLVQRLADEGVVLEVCPASNIALKVFEDYASHPMRDLADAGVRICINSDDPPFFATSLANDYAIAAEMGFSDVEIDAMTRTAIEAAFVDEATRQNLLRRLQVAGSGDEAAI; translated from the coding sequence ATGACCGCATCGCTGTTGAAGGCCGAATTGCATTGCCATATCGAAGGTGCGGCGCCTCCGGCTCTGGTCGCGGCCCAAGCCGAGAAATACGGTATCGACGCCAGCAGTTTTATCCGCAATGGCGCGTATGTCTGGGAGGATTTCACCAGTTTCATAGCGGCCTATGATTTTGTCGCCTCGGTGTTTCGCAGCGAAGAGGATTTTGCCGCCCTGGCTGAGGCCTATCTGAGCGAACTGGCGAGCGTCAATACGATCTATAGCGAGCTATTTGTTTCGCCTGACCATGGCGAGGCGGTGGGACTGTCCGCCGAAGCCTATATCGAAGGGTTGGCGGAGGGCATTGTCGCGGCCCGGGTCAAGACCGGTATCGAATGCCGGATGGTGATTATCGGCGAACGGCATCTGGGGCCGGAAAACGTCCTGCGCCGGGCGAAATGGCTGGCCGATTACCACCATCCGCTGATCACCGGTTTCAATATGGCGGGTGAGGAGCGGATGAACCGAGTGGCGGATTACGCCCCGGCCTTCGACATCGCCCGTGAAGCGGGCTATGGCATTACCATCCATGCGGGCGAGCTCTGTGGAGCTTTCAGCGTTCGTGACGCGCTTGATCTGGTGCGTCCAAGCCGGATTGGCCATGGCGTGCGCGCGATTGAGGACGCTGATCTGGTACAGCGGCTGGCGGATGAGGGCGTGGTGCTGGAAGTCTGCCCGGCTTCCAATATCGCGCTCAAGGTGTTTGAGGATTATGCCAGCCATCCCATGCGCGACTTGGCTGATGCCGGGGTGCGGATATGCATCAACTCCGACGATCCGCCGTTTTTCGCCACATCGCTGGCCAATGACTATGCCATCGCTGCGGAGATGGGATTTTCGGACGTCGAGATCGATGCCATGACACGCACGGCGATCGAAGCGGCTTTCGTGGATGAGGCGACCCGCCAAAACCTGTTGCGGCGGCTGCAAGTGGCTGGTTCTGGGGATGAGGCAGCGATTTAA
- the upp gene encoding uracil phosphoribosyltransferase → MDGVTVINHPLVQHKLTFMRRKETSTAGFRRLLREISTLLCYEVTRDLELTVETIETPMVEMEAPVLEGKKLVFASILRAGNGLLEGMLDLVPSARVSHVGVYRDHETLQPVEYYFKAPENLSERLVIVVDPMLATGNSSIAAVDKLKERGAKNLRFVCLLAAPEGLKHFREAHPDVPIFTASIDSHLNEQGYIVPGLGDAGDRMYGTK, encoded by the coding sequence ATGGACGGCGTCACAGTCATCAATCACCCCCTGGTGCAGCACAAGCTGACCTTCATGCGCCGCAAGGAAACCTCGACGGCGGGCTTTCGCCGGCTGTTGCGGGAAATCTCGACGCTGCTCTGCTATGAAGTGACCCGCGATCTGGAACTGACCGTGGAAACCATCGAAACGCCGATGGTGGAAATGGAAGCACCGGTGCTGGAAGGCAAGAAGCTGGTGTTCGCCTCCATTCTGCGCGCCGGAAACGGCCTGCTGGAAGGCATGCTGGATCTGGTCCCCTCCGCCCGTGTCTCGCATGTCGGTGTCTACCGCGATCATGAGACCTTGCAGCCGGTCGAATATTACTTCAAGGCCCCGGAAAACCTGTCGGAGCGGCTGGTGATTGTCGTCGATCCGATGCTGGCCACCGGCAATTCCTCCATTGCTGCCGTCGATAAGCTGAAGGAGCGCGGCGCCAAAAACCTGCGTTTCGTCTGCCTGTTGGCAGCTCCTGAGGGCTTGAAGCATTTCCGCGAAGCCCATCCAGACGTGCCGATCTTTACGGCGTCTATCGACAGCCATCTGAACGAGCAGGGCTACATCGTGCCGGGTCTTGGCGATGCTGGCGACCGGATGTACGGCACCAAGTAA